CGGAATTGGCTGCCGCGGAGCCGGATGCGTTTGCCGACCGCCAGGCCGACGCCGAGGACACCGTTCATCGAATCTGCCGACCACGAAGCTGAAACCGCGCTCGTGACAGCATTTCGCCGATCGGAGTTACAAATCAACTGCGTGTGCGGCCAACCTGTCGGACCTGGTGGCGCTCTGCGACGAGACCGCACAATTGCTGCGTGACTGCGATCCGAACGAGTCCCGCTCCCTGGCACAGCGAGCTGCGGCGCTGTACGCCGAATCGGCCGCTGCCGAAGTCGGTATGGCTGCCCATCGATGCCGATGCCGATGCCGATGCCGATGCCGATGCCGATGCCGATGCCGATGCCGACGAGGGCGTCCTTTCCTATCCCCGAATGATCACGGTCGATCATCGTTCTCGATCAGCGCTGCCGTGGTCCGCGCCTGTGCCAGCCGATCGTCGAGGATATCCGGCTCGTTCCGGATAGATTCCGAGTACAGCCCGACGGCGCGCAACGCCAGGGTGCGTGCCCGATTGGAGTCGCGGTCGCGCCACAGCAGTGCGGCCTCGTGGCAGCAGGCCGCCAGGTCCGGTAGGTGGCGCCGTCGGGTCCATTCGACCGCCTGCTCGGTCAATGCTATTGCGCGCGATGAAGCTTCGAGAGCGGCTTCGATATCGAACGATTCGACCAGATGGGTGGAGCGCCGCCGCAGACAAACGGCGAGTCCCGGAATGTGTTCCCGGGGTTTGTCCGCGGCCAAAGCCTCCCACAACACCAGCGCCCGGCTGTTGTGGTCGAGTGCCTGCGGGTGCCATCCGGCGCGAGCGAGGTGCAGGCCGTGATCCACTAGTGCGTCCGCCAGGTACTTGGCGTTGCCCGGTCGATTCTCGGACGTTCGCTGAAGTATTTCGATGGCGCGCTGCGAGATGGGTAGTGTCGCGGCGTCCCCGTCGCGTGCGGCCAGCCAGCGGGCTCGGTGCCACAGCGACCACGCCAACTCGACTGCCGCCGCCTCCCTTTCGATCGCAAGCTGCTCCCAGAGCGCCACTGCGCGAGCGTTGAGTTCCAGGCATTCGGTCAGCTTCCCCACCTCGGCGAGGCTGTCGGCCTGGGAGTCGAGATAGTCGGCCAGGGTCCAGCGGCGATCGTCGTCGTCGGAGGCGATGAGATCGGTCAATACGTCGAGCGCCTCGCGGCCCGCGGCGACCGCGTCGCGGCGCCGGCCGGCATTCCGAATACAGCCACGTTTGATCACGCAGGGTATCGGCCAAGCGGAAATGGTGTTGAGCAGCGTCGGTTTCGAACAGCTGACGTGCCAAGTACACCGCGTCCTCCATTGCTGTGGCGGCCCGCGCGCACAGCCGCACCCGGTGCAGGGTTCGTGCGTACCGGTGCAGCGCGATCTTCAACGTCACCACCAGGTCGTCGCGCTCGGCATCGATGAGTGAACAGTAGTGGCGGACAGCGTGTTCCATATGTCCAGCCGCGCGTTCGAATTCGTCGTTGTCGAGCCGGAACCGCGCTGCCCATGCTTCACCGGCGGCCAGTCTCGGCAGGAGCTCCGCGGGAAACTCCGCTACGGCCCGCCGCCAGATGGACAGTGTGCGATCGGCTTGCGCCGAGGCGTGGCGGCGCCGTCCGAGCTTCTGTAGGGCGTACGCATGGCCCTCGACCGCCCAGCCCAGATCCGCCAGGTGCGCGTGCTGATCACGGGTGACCAACTCCTGGTATGCGGTTGCCGCGCGCTCGAAATATGCGGCCGCCTCGGCCCATTCGTCGTGATCGAGGCAGAGTCGGGCGTTGTCGCTCAGTACCGAGGCGAGTCCGTTCAAGTGTAGCCGGGTGTCGAATTCGGTCAGTTGCTCCCACAGCCACACCCCGGTGCGCAGCTGGTCGCGCGCTCGCGGCCACTGTCCGGCTTGGGCGAGTCGTTTCCCGAGCCCGCAGGTGGTCTTGGCCAGGAAGGTCAGGTTGGGCTGTCGATCGTGCGCGGCTCGTGCCGCGCAGATTCGTACGGCCCGCTGCTGCGGTGGTAGCGCTTCGTCGTGGCGACCGAGGCCGTCGAGTGCGGTGGACTGCAGGTGCAGTGCCCGGGCCAGGCTGGGGGCATGGGCGCCCGGGTTCTCGGGCGCCAACACTTCGAACAGCTCGAGCGCGCGCGTGGCGTAACCGAGGGCTTCGGTATTGCGCTCCTGATGCTGGAGACGGCTGGCATGGTTCAGCAAGCAGGTGCCGAGATGGGCGCGATCGCCACCGCGCTCGAGTAGTTCCTCGAACATTGCCAGACTGCGCGTGGCCGCCGCGAACCCCTCCTCGGTGCGGCCGGCCCTGTCCAGCCACAGCGCGTAATTGTCCAAGCACATGGCGGCGGAGCGCAGGTGCAGGTCGCGGTGGTCGGTCAGTAGTTGCTCGTAGCAGGCGACGGCCTCGGCCGACACCTCGATCGCCCGGTCGGCCCGGCCGGTCTCGGCGAGTTGCGTCGCGTGCCGGCCCAGTGCCGAGGCCATCGTGACCAGGTTTGGGCCCGGCTCGGATTCGGCCAGCGGCCGGACGAGATCGACGGCGCGGCGGGCATATTCGAGCGCCTCGTGTTTACGGCCAAGCTGCGACAGGCACAGAGTGTGATTGCCAAGCGCGATGACGAGTTCGATGGTTTCTGCCGGATCGCGCGCCACCATCCGCTCCTGCACTTCGAGCAGCACCGTCGAATGGGTGAGTGCCTCCCGTGGTTGTCCGGTGCCGGTCAGGTTCCGGATCAGGGCATTCAGCGCCGAGGTCTGCAGATCGTCACGTTCCTGACCCTCAGGCAGCGAGGCGCAGATCTCCAGCGACCGGGCGGCCAGCGCCGCTATCTGCGCGGTACCCATACTCTGGTGAATCGAGGCCAGCCGATTCAGCGCGTAGGCGAGATCGGCCGAATACTTCGCCGGATTCCGTTCGGCCAGTCGTGAGTAGATCTGCTCGGCCCTGGTGACACAGTCGAGCGCGGTATCGAAATCGCGCAGTTTTTCGGCACTGATAGCGCGCGTGCACAGTACATTGGCCCAGGAGGCCCGATGGTCGACCTTACCGGCGGCCAGTTCCTCGTATAACGTTGCCGCCCGTGCGGACGACTCCATGGACAGCGCGTAGTCGTCGCGGAGATTGAGGGCCAGGGCCCGATTGTGCAGGGCATTGGCCAGGGCCGCGGTGTATCCGCCGGTTCCCGCGAGATCCTCGATCAGGTCCAACGCCTGCCGTGATCGCAGATCCGCCGCCTCGGCCCGCCGGGAACTGAAGTGGATGCTGGCGGCGCAGGTCAGTGCCCAGCTCAGGTTCGGCCGGTACTGGTCTGGATCGAGGGCCAGCAGATCCTGGGCCCGGGCCACGGCCTCCTCGGCCACCTCGACGGCCTCGTCGCGCCGGCCGGCGTTGTCCAGCCGACGCGCTTGTGCACGTAACTTGTCCACCAGGTGGGGCAGGTGCGTTACCCGATCCAGTTCGGCAGACCGTGACAATTCATCGATCGCGCGGCCGCCGAATTCGATGGCCGCAATCGAGGCCGACGATCCCGCCTGGCCCAGCCTCAGTCGCCGCGGTGGCGCAGGCGATTTGGCGCAGCAGGCCGATCGCGGCGGCGGCGAGGTCCGGGCCGATCTGCTCGGGGGCACAGCGGGACCGCTGGGCCAGAGCAGCGAGCCGGGTTTGCGGAGGCGTCGGTGATGAGCGCGTCGAACCAGGCTGACGCCTCGGTCGCCACCGTCGGCAGGCAAAGGGCCAGCGTGGCCATTGCCTCTACGACTGGCAGGCGCTCCGCCAGCCCGGGCTCGGCGGCACGCCGGTCGCGCATTTGTGCCAGGGCGCGGTGTACATCATCGACGAACAGCGCCAGCCCCGGTATCGCCGCCTGACGCATCCGAAGGTCGGTCTCGGCAGCGATGCAACGAACACCTCGGCGCGCTCACGGATCGCTGCTGCCGCAGCGGGGTAATCCAGAAAATCTCCGGCACAATCGATGTAAGCGACGTCGCACTGTTCGACGGGTGCGGCCCCGATGCTGACCAGCAACACGACGATCGGAGCATGATCGGGAGCCGCAACTTCTACGGCCAACTCGAACAGGAACGGCAGACTCGCCGTTGTACACCGGTACACATCGCCCTGATGGTGAACGGCGCCGTAGAACCTGTTCAAGGCTTCGTGTCGTTCTTTCGCCTTCGCAGAGCCGAGCGCCATCAGCAGCGCGGGGACCTCTTCGGCCGAGCCGTAGGCGTGATGCATCGACGACCAATCGATGTCGAAAAGTCCGGCAAACATGCGCGTCACTATGCCTGATGATACCGGCATCGTGCGCTGTGACCCAATTCTTGACCCGGACTTCATGATCGATGATCGAAAGATAGATATGGTCGGCGCTTGTCCGTTGATATCTATGGCAATGGTGGCTTGTTTCAAGATCGAGTGTCCGCGAATTTTGACGGCATGCTGGATGGCCGTTGGTGCGTGGGCGGGGTCGTCGAGAATCGGGCGGATGTGGTGTAGTCGCTGATCAGGTGACCGGGATGCCTGTTCCGGCCCCGAGCGGTCGTGACTGTCGTCACATGTCAGGAGTGAAGAAATGCTGTTCGGCAGTGCACAAGCTACGCAAGTACAGGGAGGCCGCCTCTCCGCGCAACAGGCGTAGCAGCAGGTTTGTCGCCGTCCCTGGGTGGAATTCCCACTGCCCGCCGCGCGCCGGTTCCACCGCGATCTGCCACGTGGAGGGGTCGGTGTCGTTCCGGGCGACCCAATACAGGTTGAAACCCAAACCCGAGGCACCCCACAGGATGGGACGGATGTCGGGTTCGTTGAAGATCAAGGGTTTGGTCTGGTCTTCGGGGTCGAAGTCTTTTTCTTCTTCCCAGATGATCTCCAGATCACGAATCCATTCGTGGTGGCGGCGTATCTGATCGTAGTTCGTGTTGATGGCGAACGGCTGCAACAAGAGTGTGTCGTAGCCGATCTTGCCTGCACCTGTGGCGTTGATCAATTCACGGAAGTCGCTGGGTATTCTTGCTCCGAGAGCCTGACTGGCTGCCTCCCAGTCGATCGGCGCGCCGCGATATGGTTCGAATCCGAGAATGTCGCGGATATCGTCGAGGTCGCTCATTCTTCTCCTTCATATAGCGTGTTAGGGATCCTTGACGGCACACCTTGAATCACTGCGCCGGCGGCCGCCGGAATCTACCATTCGTTGAGCATTGCACGAGCCCCCCGTTTCTTCAAAGCCATTACAGTCAGTCCGATTGCGCCCGCCCTGTGCCAAAGGGACTGTAAAATATTTCCAGGAACCCGGTCGGAGTGTTTTATGGGCGCAGCTACTACGGCCTCGCCGGGGCGGGCTATGAGGTCGCCAGCCCTTCAATTTCTGGCCGATCTTTTACAGTCGCTTGATCTCGCGATTCCAGCCGAAGCGGGGGTACGATTCTCAAGTTTTCGGGTTCGGCCTCGGCTCGAAGCGTGAAGCTGTGAACTCGAAGCCGGGTGAAAGGATGCGAATGGTGAGTCACCTCGAGGGGATGGTCGGCAAGATCGCCTTGTTACGAGAGCTCGACGCCGTCGGGGAGATGGAGCGGCGCTGGGACGAGTGGGAGGACGGCAACGAAGAGTACGGCGAGTTCTCCGCCGATGGGCCGCTCTCGCTCGATGACTGTGTGGAGCCGGACGGCGAGTGGGCCGGGGGTCTCGGCGACTTCTGGCGACTGACGAACGGCGCCACCTTCGGGAGCCTGTGGATCCACCGACAGGGCCAGATCCGTCCTACGTCGGTGGTCGACTCACTCGGCGAACCGATCGACGATCGGAACTGGCTCAGTATCGGTTCAGTCGACGAACAGGCATTGGTCATGGATGCGGACTCCGGCACAGTGATGATTTACTGGTACCTGTACTTCAAACATCGCTGGGATTCCGGCGTCGTATTCGAATGCGCCGACATACCCGAACTGATCGATACAGTGGCGTTGGGGCCGAAATATCCACTGACCTTCGGTCCACCGGAGCGGCAGAAGTCGCCCTGGTGGGAACGCGACTCCTGGTATCTGTACCTGTGCGAGATCGGGTTGATCCATCGGTAAACCCGTTGGCCGACTGCCGCCGGGTCTCATACCCCAGTTCCGAATCTCAAGGGAGTGTAAACAATTCGGGGAGGGAAGAGTTCGCGGTTTGCTGTTGTGCCAGAATCTGACAGCGTGAATGCCTATGGCCATGGGGCGTACCCGAACCCCCACCAATACACACCGCAGCCGGTGTGGGTGCCCGAGGAGGTGGGGGAGGGGCGGCTGGTACTGGCTGCGACAGTGGATCTGCTGCTGGTACCGCTCGCAAGTCTCGGTGTGGTGTGGGGGCTGTTCGACTACTCCCCGCGCGAGCTGGTAGGCCTTCCGCTCCTTCTGGGCTTCCTGCTACCGATATCGTTCGTCAATCATGTGGTCGGAACGCGTCTGCTGCGCGGTAGTTTTGGCAAACTGCTGTTTGGTTTGCGGGTCGTCCGGGTCAGCGACGGTGGCCGCCCGGGATTTTGGCGGACTGTGGGGCGTTGGTTGATCGGGTTCGTGCTGATCGCCATCATGATTTTGGCGGAGGACGTCGACGGTATCGGTGAGGTGAATGGCCTGCGTGTCATCCGCCGCCGCGACGAACTACTCGCCAATCGGTGAGAAATCCGGACGCGCCCCCACCTGGCGAATATGATCAACATCTGTTGTCACCCAACGAATTTGCCGATCGCCTGAGCCTGCTACTTGCCGATTGGGCGGCTCGCTCAATGGCATTCCCAATAGACGTAGACGTTGGCAAAGTTGCGTGCGGCCGGCCGAATCGAGGGCAGTCCGCCGTGGGTCGGTATGCTGGAGTTGGGTGATGATCGACCGCTGGTGGCTGAGCCATCGTTCATCCACCAGCCGTGAGAGGAATTCAGGATTTCAGGCCCCGCGGTCGACAGCCGCCCGTGTTTCGCGACGGTGTCGTGGAAGGCGGCGGTCAGGTGGTCGAGGGTGATGGTCAGCGCCCAGTTCAGAATTCGAGTTCGGCCCACGGAATGTGGAGGGGGAAGGGAAACTCGGTTTCGACGCCGTTCAGGTTGTCGGGTGTCCATTCGCCAGTAAGCAGGTAATTGGCCGGGCGCAGCGGATGAACCCCTGCCGGGAGCAGTCCGGGAGCGGTCTCGAGCGCGTACTCGCGGACGATGGCGATGGCGCTCTCCTCACGGGCCAGGGTGACCTCCCAGTACCAGGGGATGTCGGCGCTGGCGTAGCGCCCTTTCTTCGCCTCGATATCGGTCTGGGTGTTCGACGGGGACAAGACCTCTCCGGCCAGCAGCACGTCCTCGCCGCGAACGTCTTGGTACGGCGAATCGAGGCAACGAATCACCAGGAAGTCGGGGGTGAGGAGGTCGGACTTTCCGCTGGAGCCGAGGAATACGTTCGTCTCGAAACCGACCCGCCAGCACCTTTCCGGTTCCTCCGACATCACCTCTCGAGCACCGCGTTCGATGGCGCTCGTCCTTCGGCTTGCATGCTGGAACTATGCGCTCGTATCCCGCTCAGGGGCGGTGCGCTGTGAGGACAACCCGAACGACGCTTGGGCCAAGTCCGGCGTCAACGGGTGGTGCCGCTGGATTTCCTTGTGGTTCAAGCCTTCGACACCTACGAGTTCGAGCGCATGCGCGTGCCCGGGTCCGCCCACATCGGCCGCCCACCGACCGGCAAATCAGCCAACCGCCGCTCGTAGCGACTATGTACCGATGCCGACACCCCGCCGCAACCAGAACACTCGGCCCAGCCCGCTCGCACTCTGGCGTAGATACCGACGCCACCGTCCTCATCCCGAACACCCTCCATCCGCACACCGGCAAGATGTGGAAACAAGACCCCAACCAAATCCACCCGATACATATCGGAACGTAGGTCCGGCAGGATCCTGGTACCGCAACCGTTGGCGGGCGCGACGCCTACGCCCTGAGTCCTGTCAGGATTATGCGCACCCCGGCGCGGAATTCTGCGGCTGGGTCGCTCGAGACGGCGGCCAGCGCGATCTCGATGAGCTTGGGGAACTGCTCGGACGGCAAAGCCGCGATCCGGTCGGTGATCGTCGTGAGGTTCTCATCGCGCGCCACGGAGAGGGGGCCTACGAGTTCGGCTTGCGAGTATCCGGTGATGAAGCCGGACACCACGCGGAACGCCACCAGCAATTCAGTCCCGGATCTACCGCTACGCGCGAGTGCCTGCAATAGGGCTTCGGTCGGCCGGAGTGTCGCCAGGTCGAGGCTGCGCCGGGTGAGAATCAGTGGGATCGCGTGGGGGTGTGCGCGCACGGCGCGCCACATTCCCTCGGCGACGGTGAGAACCTCGTCACCCCAGTCACTGGAGGGAGCGGCGTCCCAGAGTGCTTCGGCCATCACGGCCTCGGTGACGAGCTGCTCCAAACCCTCACGTCCATCGACGTAGTTGTAGATCGTCATCGGACCGGTGCCCAGTGCCGCCGCGAGGCTGCGCATGGTCAAGCCGGACAGGCCTTGGTCGTCGACCAAGGCCAGTGCGGCGACCTGTAGCTGCTCGCGCGTGAACTTTCTGGGGGCGGGCATACTCCTCCTTGATTAAGTACAAGGTACGTGTTTAACTGAGTTCGTTCACGTACAATGTACCTATATCGAGGTGTCATGACCATTCACACCACCTTCACTTCCGGCCGCGACCAGTGCGCGGTGTGGCTGACCCTGCCGGACGGCCCAGGTCCGCATCCGGTTGTGGTGCTCGTCCACGGCGGTGGCGCAACCCACGAAATGATGCTCGCCCAGTACGAGAAGTGGTTCTCCGAAGCGGGTCTTGCCGTGGTGGCCTTCGACTTCCGCCACCTCGGAGAATCGGGTGGCCGGCCGCGCCAGCTGGTGAGTCAGCGACGTTACGCCGAGGATGTCGACGCCGCCCTGGCCTTCGCTCGCTCCCGCCCCGAACTGGACTCACACCGGATCGCGCTGTGGGCCACCTCCTTCGGTGCCAGCCACGTCCTGGCGGCAGCCGCACGCCACGATGACCTTCGTGCCGCGGTGGTTCAGTGTCCGGTCTTCAGCGGGCGTGCCGTCGTGTCACGGGCGGGGATACGGCACCTGCTGCGGTTCACGGTGCCGATCGCCTCCGACCTGGTCCGCGCCGCCCTCGGTCGGGCGCGCCGTTACGTCCCATTGGTCGGAAAGCCCGGGGATCTGGCGTTCGTGAACCAGCCCGGCGCCCTTGAAGGGTGGCAGTCGGTGACACCACCCGGTTACCGCTTCGACAACCGGATCACGGCGGCCTCGGGACTGGGCATGTTGTTCTACAACGCCGCATCCTCCGCACCACGCGTGCGCTGCCCGCTGCTGGTGTGCGCCTGCGAGCAAGAGAATCTGATCGACCCCGCCATCGCGGGGCGGGTGGCCGCCACTGCACCACGGGCCGTCCTGAAGCATTACGACGCCGACCACTTCACGGTCTACCATCCACCGGCCGTCGAGCAGATCGTTGCCGATCAGATCGACTTTCTGACCGCCCACCTCGTGTCGAACGCGTAACGAGAGGAGTGCTTCCGTGGAGCGTATTCACGACGTCCTCCGCAGGGCGGCGACCACTGCCGCAGATGCTGTGGGCTGGATCGCGGATGACCGGAAGATCGGGTTCGCGGAGATGGATGCATGGTCGGACCGGGTCGCCGCGGCTCGGCCCAGGCGACACGCTGCGGGTCGCCGTACCGCTCAACCACGTCAGTGGCATCACCTGTTGCGTAGTCGCCGCTCTGGTCACCTGCGCCCGCACCGTGCTGCTGCCGACGTTCGAGGCCGCTGCCGCCGCCGACCTGTTCCACACAGCGCAGCTCACGATCTGGGTCGGGGTACCAACCATGCACACACTGCTACTGAACCAGCCGCGGTTCTCCACCGTGGACACCGCAGGTCCACTGCGGCGGCGGAAGTTGCCGCCGCCCCCAGTCCGGAGGCAACCACGGTCGGCCCCATCGGTGGCGACATGCCACGCGGACACAACCGTGCACCGAGCCCTCAGAACCAGACATCTGCCACACCAGCCGGCCCCGTCCACGCCTTCGGGCGAAACCTCAGTAGCTATTGACCTCAGCGATACGAATGTATTCGTCGCCGGCGGCACGAGCGGAATCAACCTCGGAATTGTCGAGGGATTCGCCGCTGCCGGCACGCGAGTGGCAGTAATGAGCCGATCTCAGGAGAACAGCATGTTCGGGCTAGCCGAACTCGATTTACTCCGCCGCCGCATCCTGCTCCCGATCTGATCTGGCACGACGCGTCACCTGGGTATCACGCTTCCCGTGCCAGAACCCGAAAATGTCAGTGGCTAAACCGCACGAGAATGTCAGTGAGTTCAGTCCCCCTGAGCACGACCCGGTGCGCACCCCAATCAAGCGGGGAATGCCCCCGAGTCAACCAAAGTCGGGGCAGTCCCATGCGAACATTGGCGGAGCTGGCCGATGTCGATGATCCGGCGTGGCCGTATATTCGTGAGGAGTTCGCGGACGCTCCGGTAGTGATCGAAATACCGTCGGTCCATTCATTGGACGGTGCGCGATGCCTGCAGGCGTTGCAGGTGACCACACGGTCCGCGTTGGGGGCGTTGGCATTCAATACAGGTCACCGCGGACAAGCGCCACGACCGTCCCGGCGACCTCGCCCCAGCTCGGAGCCGAGCGCCGCGCCTCCCCTGCAGGCATGTGCAGGTCCTCCATGGCCCGCACCAGCGGTCGCTCGGCGGGGCTGGGCTCCTCGATGAGCTCCTGGAGGTGGGTGCGCCAATACAGGTCGTCCTGCGCCGCGAAGGCTTCGGTGTGATCGGGTTCGATCGCGAGGTGGGCGCGCAGTGCTGTGAATGCCTCGGCCTTCGTCGGTGCGTCGTCGTCGGAACCGAACGCCTCGATCGCCCGGTCCCAGACCTCGAGCTCATCCTCGCCGACGGTGGCGGGTCGAAGAGGGCGGCGAGACGGCCGGACAGCTGCTCGACGGCGGCTGGGCCGAAGCCGCCGAGGGCCACATGCTCCCACAGGGCCCGCCATCCCTTGGCCACTTGGCCCGCTTCGGTCTGGCCGAGGCCGACCGGTTCGGACAGCAGCCGCAGCACGGTCGCGTCGATGAACGCGGGCTGGTCGAAGCACAGGCCCACGGCGAGGTGGAACAGCTGGGCGCGGACCGCGTCGCGCTCGCGGGCGGACTCGAGACCGGACTTCAAGTCCTCGAACGGGTTCGCGCCGGGACGGCGGGCCGGGACGGCGGCGGGGTGGCGCTCGCGCAGGATCA
The DNA window shown above is from Nocardia sp. NBC_01730 and carries:
- a CDS encoding DUF2625 family protein produces the protein MRTLAELADVDDPAWPYIREEFADAPVVIEIPSVHSLDGARCLQALQVTTRSALGALAFNTGHRGQAPRPSRRPRPSSEPSAAPPLQACAGPPWPAPAVARRGWAPR
- a CDS encoding RDD family protein, with amino-acid sequence MGEGRLVLAATVDLLLVPLASLGVVWGLFDYSPRELVGLPLLLGFLLPISFVNHVVGTRLLRGSFGKLLFGLRVVRVSDGGRPGFWRTVGRWLIGFVLIAIMILAEDVDGIGEVNGLRVIRRRDELLANR
- a CDS encoding transposase family protein, coding for MYRVDLVGVLFPHLAGVRMEGVRDEDGGVGIYARVRAGWAECSGCGGVSASVHSRYERRLADLPVGGRPMWADPGTRMRSNS
- a CDS encoding alpha/beta hydrolase produces the protein MTIHTTFTSGRDQCAVWLTLPDGPGPHPVVVLVHGGGATHEMMLAQYEKWFSEAGLAVVAFDFRHLGESGGRPRQLVSQRRYAEDVDAALAFARSRPELDSHRIALWATSFGASHVLAAAARHDDLRAAVVQCPVFSGRAVVSRAGIRHLLRFTVPIASDLVRAALGRARRYVPLVGKPGDLAFVNQPGALEGWQSVTPPGYRFDNRITAASGLGMLFYNAASSAPRVRCPLLVCACEQENLIDPAIAGRVAATAPRAVLKHYDADHFTVYHPPAVEQIVADQIDFLTAHLVSNA
- a CDS encoding AMP-binding protein, with product MHGRTGSPRLGPGDTLRVAVPLNHVSGITCCVVAALVTCARTVLLPTFEAAAAADLFHTAQLTIWVGVPTMHTLLLNQPRFSTVDTAGPLRRRKLPPPPVRRQPRSAPSVATCHADTTVHRALRTRHLPHQPAPSTPSGETSVAIDLSDTNVFVAGGTSGINLGIVEGFAAAGTRVAVMSRSQENSMFGLAELDLLRRRILLPI
- a CDS encoding Uma2 family endonuclease, which codes for MSEEPERCWRVGFETNVFLGSSGKSDLLTPDFLVIRCLDSPYQDVRGEDVLLAGEVLSPSNTQTDIEAKKGRYASADIPWYWEVTLAREESAIAIVREYALETAPGLLPAGVHPLRPANYLLTGEWTPDNLNGVETEFPFPLHIPWAELEF
- a CDS encoding TetR/AcrR family transcriptional regulator, yielding MPAPRKFTREQLQVAALALVDDQGLSGLTMRSLAAALGTGPMTIYNYVDGREGLEQLVTEAVMAEALWDAAPSSDWGDEVLTVAEGMWRAVRAHPHAIPLILTRRSLDLATLRPTEALLQALARSGRSGTELLVAFRVVSGFITGYSQAELVGPLSVARDENLTTITDRIAALPSEQFPKLIEIALAAVSSDPAAEFRAGVRIILTGLRA